DNA from Athene noctua chromosome Z, bAthNoc1.hap1.1, whole genome shotgun sequence:
TTCACTTATCACTTAATACaagtttctacagaaaaaaatcagtcaaGCATCCAGATCTTGCTGTGTTCAAAGTATACGTACACCTGGCAGTCCAAAAGTTACTTGTCTGGGATTTAATTTAAGCACCTTCATGACACAGTGTCCTTTACTACAAAACAGCCAAACATACACTCATAACCCTAGAACTATTTTTATAATTAGCATATTATAAAGCATTATGTTAGACATCCAAAGTTGTTTTATCTCTTTTGAAGATTGCAGCCTGCATTAGTTACAGTAAGCAGCTCTTGCAATACTGTCCATACATAATGCAGCAACTTGTTTTACAGGtcatttatttaaatgctttcacttttacaaaatactttagaaaaaaaaaaaaagagtaaatttgCACTTGAGTTTCTCATTCTTGAAACGTGCTACTTCATGAGATAACTAGGGTCTCACCCCTCTGCCCTGCAAGGAACCGCTCAGCCCTCAGGACCATATCCCCATCAGCTCAAGGCCCGAGCGCGCCTCGCGGTGACGCCTCACACCCCCACAGCGCCACTTCCAGATTCTCCACgctctctgcctgcagctgtTTAAGCCTCACAACACCCCTGTGAGGTAGGTACAGTAATATCCCCAAGTGACAGAACCAagaattttgtgtgtgtggcacAATCACACCCAAGGTTCGctgagcagagcagcccccgAGCCTGCAGCCTTCAAGACCAGAGTGTGGAGGCTCCCGCGGCGCCTGCAGCGGCACCTCCCTGGGTCGCGGGGGGGTTAGAGCAAAGTGCTGGGCAGATTGCTGCTCTGCCACCGCAGGCAGGTGGTCTTGGAGTGTTTGTACAGGTGGCTGGACTGGCTGAACCGCTTGCCACACTTGAGGCAGGCATACGGCTTCTCCCCCGTGTGCACGCGGATGTGCTTCTTGCAGTCCGTCAAGGTCAGGAAGGTCTTGCAGCAGATCTTGCAGGCATACTTGCGGGCGCCCTCCACCACCAAGACATTGTGCTCCGACAAGGCCTTCTTGCACTTGGAGAGGACATCTGCCGACGCCCTCGTCAGCTGCGGCGGGCCGGGCTGCGATGGGTGCCCGTTTTCAAAAGACGTGGTCCCATTCATGATCAGCTGGGAGCTGGATGAGTTGTCCTGCAGCTGGGAGCTCCTGACAGAGGTCaccacaggcattttgggggctATGCGGCGGTAGCCGGGGAAGCTGCTGGCTCCACCTCTGACCGAGCCCATCATTGCCCTCGACAGGGAGTGCAAACCCAGGCCTGAGCGTGGAAAATCCATGCTGAACTGTTCCGCTGCCCGGTACCCAGAGGTCTGCACGCAGGGGAGACCCATCACGTCTTGCATCGGCCTAACAAAATGGGAGTCTGCGGGCTCACTGAAGGGATTCTCGACATGGGAGACAGCTGCGGATGAATGGCTGCCAGCAGGCCCCGACTCCGGACTCATCAGGTAAGAGGTGTCACTGTCCATTCTGCAGTCACTGGTGGTGTTTGGAATGTTGTCATCACTGTTTTGACTAGCACTGAAGCCACCACCTCtgcttttatttagaaaattcgAGATGCTGAAAGTAGACTTGTGTTCCAGGTTGTTTGACACCTCCATAATATGGATGTCTCCCACCCTGTCAGTACTGGACTGCGGGTCAGAAAAGCTACGGTCACTGCTCTCGGGGCTCAGCTCTATCTTCTCCGCGCTCACAACTCCTCCCTCCACTTCAACAGACTCGCTGCCCTCCGCCTGGGAAGTGACGTCGCTTACCTCGTCCTGAGGCTCGGGGGAGCTCAGGGGCTCAGACTTCACCACCACCCTCATGTGCTCCTTCTCATTCAGGCTGACCTCGGGATTCTCGCACGGGAAGTTGTTCTTCTCAGAAGCAGCCTCCTGATCAAAGCTGGTTTCCACCTGGGTGGCCTGGGATGCCATGGACATCTGCGAAATGTTTCCTCCGCTGTTATCGGACTGGCTGGGCACTTGAGCATCCTCCTGAGCACTGAAAGACTGATCGAACATAATAGCATTGTCCTCCTGGTTGTCAACAACAGCATCGGCCTTGGAGTTGTCCACAATCTTCAGTGAGTCTGGCGAGAAGAAATCTTCCCGTGAATGAACAACTGACTGCCCACTCTCTGCAGCCACCTCGGACACGGACTCGTCCATGGCGGGCCTGATGCGCTGCCTGGCCCGCTCCTCAGAAGACTGTTTGCGTTTGTGGAGGCGACGGATAGGGAAAGTAGTGCGCTGCTCCATGTTAGTTCTCATCGAGGAGCTCATAGCATTTGGCTGTTCCTCCGTGCTCTGAGTGGAGTTCAAGGCA
Protein-coding regions in this window:
- the ZBTB5 gene encoding zinc finger and BTB domain-containing protein 5 is translated as MDFPGHFEQIFQQLNYQRLHGQLCDCVIVVGNRHFKAHRSVLAACSTHFRALFTVAEGDQTMNMIQLDSEVVTAEAFAALIDMMYTSTLMLGESNVMDVLLAASHLHLNSVVKACKHYLTTRTLPMSPPSDRVQEQNARMQRSFMLQQLGLSIVSSALNSTQSTEEQPNAMSSSMRTNMEQRTTFPIRRLHKRKQSSEERARQRIRPAMDESVSEVAAESGQSVVHSREDFFSPDSLKIVDNSKADAVVDNQEDNAIMFDQSFSAQEDAQVPSQSDNSGGNISQMSMASQATQVETSFDQEAASEKNNFPCENPEVSLNEKEHMRVVVKSEPLSSPEPQDEVSDVTSQAEGSESVEVEGGVVSAEKIELSPESSDRSFSDPQSSTDRVGDIHIMEVSNNLEHKSTFSISNFLNKSRGGGFSASQNSDDNIPNTTSDCRMDSDTSYLMSPESGPAGSHSSAAVSHVENPFSEPADSHFVRPMQDVMGLPCVQTSGYRAAEQFSMDFPRSGLGLHSLSRAMMGSVRGGASSFPGYRRIAPKMPVVTSVRSSQLQDNSSSSQLIMNGTTSFENGHPSQPGPPQLTRASADVLSKCKKALSEHNVLVVEGARKYACKICCKTFLTLTDCKKHIRVHTGEKPYACLKCGKRFSQSSHLYKHSKTTCLRWQSSNLPSTLL